A single genomic interval of Pseudomonadota bacterium harbors:
- a CDS encoding phospho-N-acetylmuramoyl-pentapeptide-transferase, whose amino-acid sequence MLYHILYPLHVLWSGFNVFRYITFRTIFAALTALFLAFYLGPKVIAWLRDLQIGQVVRTDGPQSHQSKTGTPTMGGVLILFSVAVAVLLWADLREIYVWLALGVVLAFGAIGFVDDYRKILKKNSRGLSARQKLGAQFAVALIFALAVYALPGYSSVLTVPFFKKILPDFGLLYIPFMALVVVGTSNAVNLTDGLDGLATGPSLVAFAVYLIFSYVAGHRLLAEYLQVQYVSGVGEMAVFCGAMIGAALGFLWFNTYPAAIFMGDVGSLALGAGLGAVAAVTKQEMLLFLVGGIFVLETLSVIIQVASFKLTGRRVFRMAPLHHHFELKGWAEPKVIVRFWIIALILALLALSSLKLR is encoded by the coding sequence ATGCTATATCATATTCTTTATCCGTTGCATGTTCTCTGGTCCGGTTTTAATGTTTTTCGCTACATTACCTTTCGGACTATTTTCGCGGCTCTGACCGCGCTCTTTCTGGCCTTTTACCTGGGACCGAAAGTGATTGCCTGGTTGCGAGATCTGCAGATCGGCCAGGTGGTGCGCACGGATGGTCCGCAGAGCCATCAGAGTAAAACGGGAACTCCGACCATGGGCGGTGTGTTGATCCTTTTTTCGGTTGCCGTGGCGGTATTGCTCTGGGCTGATCTGAGAGAAATCTACGTTTGGCTGGCTCTCGGAGTGGTCCTGGCTTTTGGGGCGATTGGTTTTGTTGATGACTATCGCAAGATTCTGAAAAAGAATTCCCGTGGGCTTTCGGCGCGGCAGAAACTTGGGGCCCAGTTTGCGGTGGCCCTGATTTTTGCGCTCGCAGTCTATGCCTTGCCGGGCTATTCAAGTGTTCTGACCGTGCCTTTTTTCAAAAAGATACTACCTGATTTCGGACTTCTTTATATTCCTTTCATGGCCTTGGTCGTAGTTGGCACTTCAAACGCGGTCAACCTGACCGATGGGCTTGACGGCTTGGCCACGGGACCGTCCCTGGTGGCTTTCGCCGTCTACCTGATTTTCAGCTATGTGGCCGGACACCGCCTGCTGGCGGAATATCTGCAGGTTCAGTATGTCAGCGGCGTCGGAGAAATGGCGGTTTTTTGCGGCGCCATGATCGGTGCCGCCTTGGGTTTTCTCTGGTTCAACACTTATCCCGCCGCGATTTTCATGGGGGATGTCGGTTCGCTTGCTCTGGGCGCCGGTCTGGGCGCGGTGGCTGCGGTGACCAAGCAGGAAATGCTGCTTTTTCTGGTCGGCGGTATTTTTGTGCTTGAAACCCTTTCCGTGATTATACAGGTGGCTTCATTTAAGTTGACCGGCCGGCGGGTTTTTCGGATGGCGCCTCTGCATCACCATTTTGAGCTCAAAGGCTGGGCCGAGCCCAAGGTCATTGTCCGTTTCT